From Psychroflexus torquis ATCC 700755, the proteins below share one genomic window:
- a CDS encoding phenylalanine-4-hydroxylase PhhA — protein MQDMSKYTKDDLWVWNTLFNRQKENIPGKASKSYIDALEHMSPVLNADEIPDFEKINSWFKTETQWELQVVPGLIPVEEFFKLLAERKFCSSTWLRSKDSLDYLEEPDVFHDIFGHVPLLSDPVFSEFVCEFGKLGCQFLGDTEKLIQLQRLYWFTIEFGVIKEQGSIQSYGAGILSSSGETNQIHEQKANFIDYSIQAIIEKEFRTDIMQEDYYVISSFEILFDSLKALADVWNNETILAE, from the coding sequence ATGCAAGACATGTCTAAATACACCAAAGACGATTTATGGGTTTGGAATACCCTATTTAATAGACAAAAAGAAAATATACCAGGCAAAGCTTCCAAATCTTATATCGATGCTTTAGAGCATATGTCTCCTGTTTTAAATGCCGACGAAATCCCTGATTTTGAAAAGATCAATTCATGGTTTAAAACCGAAACTCAGTGGGAATTGCAAGTAGTCCCTGGGCTGATTCCTGTAGAAGAGTTTTTCAAATTGCTTGCCGAACGAAAGTTCTGCTCCTCCACTTGGTTGCGTTCAAAAGACAGTTTAGACTACCTAGAAGAACCAGACGTGTTTCATGATATTTTTGGTCATGTCCCTTTATTAAGCGACCCTGTATTTTCAGAATTTGTGTGTGAGTTTGGAAAATTGGGATGTCAATTTCTAGGAGACACTGAAAAACTCATACAATTACAACGCCTTTACTGGTTTACAATAGAATTTGGAGTCATAAAAGAGCAGGGGAGTATCCAATCCTATGGTGCTGGTATTTTATCTTCCTCTGGAGAGACTAATCAGATCCATGAACAAAAAGCTAATTTTATAGACTATTCTATTCAAGCTATTATTGAAAAAGAATTTAGAACAGATATTATGCAAGAAGATTATTATGTAATTTCTTCTTTTGAAATACTATTTGACTCTTTAAAAGCTCTTGCTGATGTTTGGAATAACGAAACCATACTAGCGGAGTAA
- a CDS encoding serine hydrolase domain-containing protein: MKFNSKLVTKLFVLGSILGMITYTMFQNFAFSNFETMPSDNSEVTDPIPKVPVVDYNSLFSPELNVFEDQIQKRAKRNSISGSVIVAYKDQILYEEDFGYKNPITKTPMEPNMSYQLASVSKQYTAAAILKLYQEKRLDIDQSVSTYLPGFKFEKVTIRDLLKHRSGLWNYMYLTEKYWEKDIAPNNLEVVDLINTNAPRLNFPAGRYFSYSNTGYVVLGAIVEQITQLNLGKFIEEEFLLPLCLDETFVDKHDRNEDVILDGYQSYRRSFIELPEGFHNNAMGDKGIYASAKDLFVWFRDLKNGKIVNKNSVDLMFGRNENGKNKSYGMGFRLEHKSGEEVIFHNGLWDGFRNGIEFHPKDDLVIIVMTHTQNKQKHYFQDYLVKKAKDFIHTAEQRTEVKDDEKELIL, from the coding sequence ATGAAGTTCAACTCAAAGCTTGTCACAAAACTATTTGTTTTAGGATCCATCTTAGGAATGATTACTTATACCATGTTTCAAAACTTTGCCTTTAGCAATTTTGAAACCATGCCTTCAGATAACTCAGAAGTGACTGATCCCATTCCTAAAGTGCCGGTAGTAGATTATAATTCACTGTTTTCTCCAGAACTTAACGTTTTTGAGGACCAAATTCAGAAGAGAGCTAAACGCAACAGCATAAGTGGATCTGTTATTGTCGCCTACAAGGATCAAATTTTATATGAAGAAGATTTTGGCTACAAGAATCCTATTACAAAAACTCCAATGGAGCCAAATATGTCTTACCAGTTGGCATCGGTGAGTAAACAATATACAGCAGCGGCTATTCTAAAATTATACCAAGAAAAACGTTTGGACATCGATCAATCTGTGTCTACCTATTTGCCAGGTTTTAAATTTGAAAAAGTGACCATTCGAGATTTATTAAAGCATAGGTCTGGACTTTGGAACTACATGTATTTAACGGAAAAGTATTGGGAAAAAGATATTGCCCCCAACAATCTGGAGGTTGTAGATTTAATTAACACCAACGCACCAAGACTCAATTTTCCTGCGGGTCGATATTTTAGTTATAGCAATACCGGTTACGTTGTTTTAGGAGCTATCGTTGAGCAAATAACTCAACTCAATCTTGGAAAATTTATTGAAGAAGAGTTTTTATTACCACTTTGTTTGGATGAAACTTTTGTCGACAAACACGACAGAAATGAGGATGTCATTCTGGACGGTTACCAATCCTATAGACGCTCTTTTATTGAACTCCCTGAAGGTTTTCATAATAATGCCATGGGAGACAAAGGAATTTATGCCTCTGCAAAAGATTTATTCGTGTGGTTTCGGGATTTAAAAAATGGTAAAATAGTAAATAAAAATAGTGTTGACTTGATGTTTGGTAGAAATGAAAATGGCAAAAACAAAAGTTATGGGATGGGGTTTAGACTTGAACACAAAAGTGGTGAAGAGGTTATTTTCCACAATGGTTTGTGGGATGGATTTAGAAATGGCATAGAATTTCACCCAAAAGATGATCTTGTGATCATTGTGATGACTCATACACAAAATAAACAAAAGCATTACTTCCAAGACTATTTAGTCAAAAAAGCAAAAGACTTTATTCACACTGCTGAGCAGCGAACTGAGGTTAAGGATGATGAAAAAGAATTAATCCTTTAA